The Sporocytophaga myxococcoides genome contains a region encoding:
- a CDS encoding peroxiredoxin, which translates to MALVGRKAPVFNAPAVINGEEIVEGFSLQQYLGKRDVIFFFYPKDFTFVCPTEILAFQEKLAEFEKRNVAVVGCSTDTENSHLAWLTTPKAQGGIQGVTYPIVADVAKTISLNYGVLAGEYEYNEEGMMEFKGIPIAYRATFLIDKNGIVRHELVNDLPLGRNIDEAIRIVDALRHNEKYGEVCPANWEEGKDAMKASREGVADYLAKH; encoded by the coding sequence ATGGCATTAGTAGGAAGAAAAGCTCCTGTATTCAATGCTCCGGCGGTAATCAACGGAGAAGAAATCGTTGAAGGATTCAGCCTTCAGCAGTACCTTGGAAAAAGAGATGTAATCTTTTTCTTTTATCCTAAAGACTTCACTTTTGTTTGCCCTACTGAAATACTTGCTTTTCAGGAAAAGCTGGCTGAATTTGAAAAAAGAAATGTAGCAGTAGTCGGATGTTCTACAGATACTGAGAACTCTCACCTTGCCTGGCTTACGACTCCAAAGGCACAAGGTGGTATTCAGGGCGTAACTTACCCGATTGTTGCTGACGTAGCAAAGACAATTTCATTAAACTATGGTGTACTTGCCGGTGAATATGAGTACAACGAAGAAGGAATGATGGAATTCAAAGGTATTCCAATCGCTTACAGAGCAACCTTCCTTATTGACAAAAACGGTATAGTAAGACATGAACTTGTAAATGACCTTCCACTAGGCAGAAATATTGATGAGGCAATCAGAATTGTTGATGCGCTTCGTCACAACGAAAAGTATGGTGAGGTTTGTCCTGCTAACTGGGAAGAAGGTAAAGATGCTATGAAAGCATCAAGAGAAGGTGTTGCTGATTATTTGGCGAAACACTAA
- a CDS encoding Fur family transcriptional regulator, which yields MEKSFSEIKELLISKGLKATHQRIVIYHLLFNSFEHPTAELLFEKLKINNPSISLGTVYKTLDTFVQTGLAEKVLSETGSYRYDANLNSHHHIYYTDTKEIVDFYDSELQELIIAFFKKKSIPNLKIKDFKLQIQGEKVDIAEKSN from the coding sequence ATGGAAAAAAGCTTTTCCGAAATAAAAGAATTACTAATAAGCAAAGGGTTAAAAGCCACACATCAAAGAATTGTGATTTACCATCTGCTGTTTAATTCTTTTGAACACCCTACTGCAGAACTTCTTTTTGAAAAACTAAAAATCAATAATCCAAGCATTTCATTAGGAACAGTATACAAAACACTTGATACATTTGTACAAACAGGACTTGCAGAAAAAGTTCTTTCAGAAACCGGCAGTTACAGATATGATGCTAACTTAAATTCACATCATCATATTTATTATACTGATACTAAAGAAATAGTTGATTTTTATGATTCGGAATTGCAGGAACTGATTATTGCATTCTTTAAAAAGAAAAGTATACCGAATTTAAAAATCAAAGATTTTAAGCTCCAAATCCAAGGAGAAAAAGTCGACATAGCAGAAAAATCAAATTAA
- a CDS encoding low molecular weight protein-tyrosine-phosphatase, whose product MKKILFVCLGNICRSPMAEGVFKKVIENKGVSHKFYCDSAGTSAYHIGALPDERMRATAMERGIILDHCARQITVKDFDNFDYILAMDTSNYNNIKSLTNDKFKHDKVLMMRSFDSIKSTVDVPDPYYGGMSGFTEVYEILWRCCNNFYNHIEENQEI is encoded by the coding sequence ATGAAGAAAATTTTATTTGTCTGTTTGGGAAATATATGCCGATCTCCAATGGCAGAAGGTGTTTTTAAGAAAGTTATTGAAAATAAGGGTGTCTCACATAAATTTTATTGTGATTCTGCCGGGACCTCCGCCTATCATATTGGCGCTCTGCCAGATGAGCGGATGCGGGCAACAGCTATGGAACGAGGTATTATTTTGGATCATTGTGCAAGGCAAATTACAGTAAAAGATTTTGATAACTTTGATTATATCCTTGCCATGGATACTTCAAATTACAATAATATCAAAAGTCTTACAAATGATAAATTTAAGCATGATAAAGTGTTAATGATGAGGAGTTTCGATTCGATTAAAAGCACAGTGGATGTTCCTGATCCTTATTATGGCGGCATGTCCGGTTTTACCGAAGTTTATGAAATCCTCTGGAGATGTTGTAATAATTTTTACAATCATATTGAAGAAAATCAGGAAATCTAG
- a CDS encoding fructosamine kinase family protein, whose protein sequence is MEAVSDLLNEVIHEGIDSIAPVGGGSINNTYKVKTSRKVYFVKVNRNVPEDFFEKEAEGLSLLAKTNRIRIPEIIFIGRNLLVMEFIERGLESKNYWFKLGQKLSDIHKVTASSFGLDYNNYIGSLEQLNGWYSNWPEFFVERRIFPLAHRAYADGRLERRGVELIEQLSKKINDLLVHEKPSLLHGDLWSGNVMVDLSEAPVFVDPAVYYGNREIEIAFTTLFGGFDPLFYESYQEAFPLEKNFDKRIDLYNLYPLLVHANLFGGSYSNSVMTILRRFA, encoded by the coding sequence ATGGAAGCTGTTAGTGATCTCTTAAATGAAGTTATTCACGAAGGTATAGATTCAATAGCACCTGTTGGTGGTGGAAGTATAAATAATACTTATAAAGTAAAGACTTCCAGGAAGGTCTATTTTGTAAAGGTTAACAGAAATGTTCCTGAAGATTTTTTTGAAAAAGAAGCGGAAGGTTTGAGTTTATTAGCAAAGACTAACAGGATCAGGATTCCAGAGATAATTTTCATAGGACGTAATCTTTTGGTAATGGAGTTTATTGAAAGGGGACTTGAAAGTAAAAATTATTGGTTTAAACTGGGGCAAAAGCTTTCTGACATTCATAAAGTTACAGCTTCTTCATTTGGATTAGATTATAATAACTATATAGGTAGCCTTGAACAGCTCAATGGCTGGTACAGTAATTGGCCGGAGTTTTTTGTGGAAAGAAGAATTTTCCCATTAGCCCATAGGGCCTATGCAGACGGAAGGCTTGAAAGGAGGGGAGTAGAGTTGATTGAACAGCTTTCCAAGAAGATTAATGATTTATTGGTTCATGAAAAACCATCGTTACTACATGGGGATTTATGGAGCGGGAATGTAATGGTAGATTTATCAGAAGCTCCTGTTTTCGTAGATCCAGCAGTATATTACGGAAACAGGGAAATTGAAATAGCCTTTACGACTTTGTTCGGTGGTTTTGATCCTTTATTCTATGAGTCTTACCAGGAGGCATTTCCTTTGGAGAAAAATTTTGACAAGAGGATAGATCTTTATAATCTTTATCCATTGCTGGTCCATGCAAATTTATTTGGCGGTAGTTATTCCAATTCAGTAATGACTATCCTCCGGAGATTTGCCTGA
- a CDS encoding porin family protein, with the protein MKKAIISFWALTALFFLSYKTSAQSISGKLIGGINAGQVDGDDYAGFDKPGLILGAAAAFPLSEKIFLQPEVYYSQKGAKNSEKNPAYFRWRLNYIETPVVVHFRIVKRFGFDAGISPNFLLKSKVDLGTGYADNTKDFDKVNLCLLGGVEFRIVRGLDLNMRYSRSIMPINSKESSSYGRKFYTSTLSLSLRITLNKVE; encoded by the coding sequence ATGAAAAAAGCAATTATTTCTTTTTGGGCTTTAACTGCCTTATTCTTTTTAAGTTATAAAACTTCAGCTCAGTCAATCAGTGGCAAACTTATAGGAGGTATCAATGCTGGTCAGGTTGATGGGGATGATTATGCAGGCTTTGATAAACCCGGGCTAATACTGGGAGCAGCAGCAGCATTCCCTTTGTCTGAAAAAATTTTTCTGCAACCTGAAGTCTATTATTCTCAAAAAGGAGCAAAGAACAGCGAAAAGAACCCTGCCTATTTCAGATGGAGGTTAAATTACATTGAAACTCCTGTTGTTGTTCATTTCAGGATTGTGAAAAGATTTGGATTTGACGCTGGAATATCCCCCAATTTTTTATTAAAGTCCAAAGTGGATTTGGGTACTGGGTATGCTGATAATACTAAGGATTTTGATAAGGTCAATCTATGTTTACTGGGTGGGGTAGAGTTCAGAATTGTACGCGGACTTGATTTGAATATGCGTTATTCAAGATCTATAATGCCAATTAATTCCAAAGAGAGTTCTTCCTATGGCCGTAAGTTTTATACAAGTACTTTATCCCTGTCCCTCAGAATTACTTTGAATAAAGTTGAATAA
- a CDS encoding DUF5606 family protein: MDLKDIAAVSGKSGLYKVLKPTRNGVILESIDEQKTKFIANANTRVSLLKEISIYTDGKEASVPLEDVFSRIFEKYGKTIDVSGKSSPAELQKFVESVVPDYDKEKVYQSDMKKLVVWYTTISTYFPERFTAASSSESASAETSEVKEEAEPVKAAKPKAKAAKEKVTDKEEKEAKPKAKTAKKA, from the coding sequence ATGGATTTAAAAGATATTGCAGCAGTTTCAGGAAAAAGTGGTCTTTATAAAGTTTTAAAACCTACGAGGAATGGTGTAATCCTGGAAAGTATTGATGAGCAAAAAACTAAATTCATTGCCAATGCTAACACCAGAGTTTCTCTTTTAAAGGAGATTTCAATCTATACAGACGGCAAAGAAGCGTCTGTTCCTTTAGAGGATGTATTTTCAAGAATTTTTGAAAAATACGGAAAAACTATCGATGTTTCAGGAAAATCTTCTCCTGCAGAACTGCAAAAATTCGTAGAGTCAGTCGTTCCTGATTACGACAAAGAAAAAGTATATCAATCAGATATGAAAAAATTAGTTGTATGGTACACAACCATATCAACTTATTTTCCGGAAAGATTTACAGCAGCATCTTCATCCGAAAGTGCTTCAGCAGAAACTTCAGAAGTAAAAGAAGAGGCAGAGCCAGTAAAAGCAGCCAAGCCAAAAGCTAAAGCAGCTAAAGAAAAGGTTACTGATAAAGAAGAAAAAGAAGCAAAACCTAAAGCTAAGACAGCTAAAAAAGCATAA
- a CDS encoding energy transducer TonB: MKKLILSSLLFLGINFVIFAQSGKAIPAAEFYPGGQDSMYAFIEKNKVYPILAKKNRISGECIINFILNEDGTISSPTIVKNIGGGCGQEALRVAKLLKFKAPGYKIQTSIPIYFKL; this comes from the coding sequence ATGAAAAAACTCATTTTATCATCCCTTCTTTTCCTAGGAATAAACTTTGTGATTTTTGCTCAAAGTGGAAAAGCAATACCTGCTGCAGAATTTTATCCAGGCGGACAAGATTCTATGTATGCGTTTATTGAAAAAAACAAAGTATATCCAATTCTTGCAAAGAAGAATAGAATTTCCGGAGAGTGTATTATCAATTTCATTCTCAATGAAGACGGTACAATCTCTAGCCCAACAATCGTAAAAAATATCGGAGGTGGTTGCGGACAGGAAGCACTCAGGGTAGCTAAACTATTGAAATTTAAGGCTCCAGGATATAAAATTCAAACTAGTATTCCTATATATTTCAAACTATAG
- the yihA gene encoding ribosome biogenesis GTP-binding protein YihA/YsxC, giving the protein MIIKKAAFVQSKTNYKDCPLPDKCEFAFIGRSNVGKSSLINMLTGQKGLAKTSAKPGKTQLINHFIINEKWYLVDLPGYGWAKVSKESKAKWEKMVKDYLTLRENLFCVFVLIDNRLEPQVIDIEFINWLGENGIPFSLIFTKYDKLSKTQANNNLLKFENEMSKTWQELPPRFVTSSETGFGKEEVLNYLDSMVKNFEEQKN; this is encoded by the coding sequence ATGATAATAAAAAAAGCAGCTTTTGTCCAAAGCAAAACTAATTACAAAGATTGCCCCTTACCGGATAAGTGTGAATTTGCATTTATCGGCAGGTCCAATGTGGGTAAATCTTCTCTTATTAATATGCTCACCGGACAAAAGGGATTGGCTAAAACCAGTGCAAAACCAGGTAAGACACAGCTTATTAATCATTTTATTATCAATGAGAAATGGTATCTGGTCGATTTACCAGGATATGGGTGGGCCAAGGTAAGCAAAGAATCTAAAGCCAAATGGGAAAAAATGGTTAAAGATTACCTCACTCTAAGAGAAAATTTATTTTGCGTATTCGTACTGATTGACAACAGACTGGAACCTCAAGTAATTGATATAGAATTCATTAACTGGCTTGGAGAAAATGGAATACCATTCTCTTTAATATTCACAAAATACGATAAGCTATCCAAAACACAGGCTAATAATAATTTACTGAAGTTTGAAAACGAGATGTCAAAGACATGGCAAGAATTGCCACCTAGATTCGTTACTTCTTCCGAAACAGGTTTTGGAAAAGAAGAGGTGCTCAATTACTTGGATAGTATGGTAAAAAATTTCGAAGAACAGAAAAATTAA
- a CDS encoding OmpA family protein yields the protein MRKSYLLVLFLICSFAGIAQPNIKKSLKKANYYFDARKYKEAIAAYLEVLDLEKNNAEANFKLGVSYLNTIHHTKSLPYLTKAYEVNSNIDPKILQLLGKSYQYNHKFEEALKYYQEYKAKIDKKDLEEIKKTDRKIYECENGIIYVKNPVKAKIENMGPVINSRFIDHGPVISADESVLVFTSRREGGTGEALDEQGLLFEDIYISYNKNGQWTAPQNIGKPINTEAHDASIAISPDGSQIFIYRDSDDSKGDIFLSTLQDGKWSKPQDLGKNINTKADEKSISMTADGNTIYFTSDREGGLGGLDIYMSKKDKKGKWGVAVNLGKIINTEYDDDAPFIHPDGKTLYFSSKGHAGMGWYDIYKSTLTTDGTWSAPENLGYPINTADDDIYFVLSADNKHGYYASEREGGQGETDVYRISMPKPEELAEVSGKSVTESKEPGKKKLVSIAKVEAFNPITILKGTVTDALTKAPLESKLLIIDNEKNEVIHEVTTNSLTGGYLVILPSGKNYGIAVEKKDYLFHSENFDIPASTNYQEIVKDVELKKVAVGTKIVLRNIFFDFDKATLRPASTAELERLYELLVKVPTLKIEISGHTDNKGSADYNKNLSQKRAQAVVDYLIKKGIDSARLKYAGYGFDRPMETNDTEEGRQLNRRTEFEIIGN from the coding sequence ATGCGAAAATCATATCTCCTGGTCCTGTTCCTAATTTGTTCCTTTGCTGGAATCGCTCAGCCCAACATCAAGAAATCTTTAAAAAAGGCAAACTATTATTTTGATGCGCGCAAATATAAGGAAGCAATTGCTGCTTATCTTGAAGTGCTTGATCTGGAAAAAAATAATGCAGAAGCAAATTTTAAACTTGGTGTTTCTTATTTAAATACAATTCACCATACGAAATCCCTGCCTTATCTTACAAAAGCTTACGAAGTAAATTCTAATATTGATCCTAAAATTCTTCAGCTTCTTGGTAAATCTTACCAATACAATCACAAATTTGAAGAAGCATTAAAATATTATCAGGAATACAAAGCAAAAATTGACAAGAAGGATTTAGAAGAGATCAAAAAAACAGATCGAAAAATTTATGAATGCGAAAACGGTATTATTTATGTAAAAAATCCAGTTAAAGCAAAAATTGAAAACATGGGGCCAGTAATCAATTCCAGATTTATAGATCATGGTCCGGTTATTTCTGCAGACGAATCCGTACTTGTATTTACAAGCAGAAGAGAAGGTGGAACTGGAGAGGCTCTTGATGAACAGGGACTGCTTTTTGAAGATATCTATATTTCCTATAATAAAAACGGCCAGTGGACCGCTCCTCAGAATATCGGTAAACCAATTAATACTGAAGCACATGATGCAAGTATAGCAATCTCTCCTGACGGAAGTCAGATTTTTATTTACAGAGATAGTGATGATAGCAAAGGTGATATATTCTTATCCACACTTCAGGATGGTAAATGGTCAAAACCTCAGGACCTTGGTAAAAACATTAATACTAAAGCGGATGAAAAATCCATTTCCATGACTGCAGATGGCAATACGATATATTTCACAAGTGATAGGGAAGGGGGCTTGGGCGGACTTGATATTTACATGAGTAAAAAGGATAAAAAGGGAAAATGGGGAGTAGCTGTCAATCTGGGAAAGATTATCAACACTGAATACGATGATGATGCTCCATTTATACATCCGGATGGAAAGACGCTCTACTTCAGCTCAAAAGGCCATGCAGGAATGGGCTGGTATGATATCTATAAATCCACTCTGACAACAGATGGAACCTGGTCTGCTCCTGAAAACCTGGGTTATCCTATCAATACCGCTGATGACGATATATACTTTGTACTTTCTGCTGATAATAAACATGGTTATTATGCAAGTGAAAGAGAGGGAGGCCAGGGTGAAACAGATGTGTATAGGATCAGTATGCCTAAGCCTGAAGAACTCGCAGAGGTTTCAGGGAAAAGTGTAACTGAAAGTAAAGAACCAGGAAAGAAGAAACTTGTATCAATAGCAAAAGTAGAAGCTTTTAATCCGATTACAATTTTAAAGGGTACAGTTACAGATGCTCTTACTAAAGCTCCACTTGAAAGTAAATTGCTGATTATTGATAATGAGAAAAACGAAGTTATACATGAAGTAACAACCAATAGCCTTACAGGCGGCTATCTTGTTATTCTTCCGTCTGGAAAAAATTATGGAATTGCAGTTGAAAAGAAAGACTATTTATTCCATTCTGAAAATTTTGATATACCAGCGAGTACAAACTATCAAGAAATAGTGAAGGACGTAGAACTTAAAAAGGTAGCTGTAGGTACTAAGATTGTTTTAAGAAACATATTTTTCGATTTTGATAAAGCAACTTTAAGACCAGCTTCAACTGCTGAGCTGGAAAGGCTGTATGAATTACTTGTTAAGGTCCCGACTTTAAAAATAGAAATCTCAGGTCATACTGATAATAAAGGATCTGCGGATTATAACAAAAATCTTTCACAGAAAAGAGCGCAGGCTGTGGTCGACTATCTTATTAAAAAGGGAATTGATTCTGCAAGATTGAAATATGCCGGATATGGATTTGACAGGCCAATGGAAACAAATGATACCGAGGAGGGCCGTCAACTCAACAGAAGAACGGAATTTGAAATCATCGGAAACTGA
- a CDS encoding OmpA family protein, giving the protein MKKLCFFIICLSYSLLVSISVRAQGEKKIIKEAEAALAQKDKKKALELYLNALEINPNKADVNYKVGILYLESDFKFKALSYLEKASALGLSSDYPITKYLGIANQFNHNFEKAIENYQNYRGAITDKEEIKKVDRRIYECRNGIEFIANPVPVKIDNLGPAINTLFPEYAPVISADDSILIFTSRRPGSTGGITDQSGMYFEDLYVSKKTHEGWVKPQNLGFPVNTTSHEASVGISPDGNQLFIYKDNGNGDIYVCSISEDNKWSKPVSVGSEVNSVKYFENGACLSFDGKKLFFASNREGGAGGNDIWVTQKQDNGSWGKPSNLGLPINTEADEESPFMDLDGKTLYFSSRSHKGMGGFDIFKSVFNEESQKWSVPENLGYPINSADNDLYFILSGDGRHGYYASVKEGGYGDKDIYRISMPPRSDYQDLQARLQTIREKKYSSNPPFDKANSYIISGKVLDSSSTKSISNALVQVKDNKGNVINEIFSKPDGEYYIKISIDTPGAYVLSAYAKGYGPFLKDIEIHKEKNTTHIQVADIKLKKLDLGERFVLRNIYFDFDKSELKPESKSDLENLIILLNDNPSIKIEIGGYTDSKGEKEYNRNLSQKRAEAVLNYLVSRGISKKRLIAKGYGESSSITKGQVNQEEISRRTEFVIIDK; this is encoded by the coding sequence ATGAAAAAGCTTTGTTTTTTTATAATATGTCTTTCATACTCTTTGTTAGTAAGCATTTCAGTGCGTGCTCAGGGGGAAAAGAAAATTATTAAAGAAGCAGAAGCCGCATTGGCTCAAAAAGACAAGAAGAAGGCACTTGAGTTATACCTCAACGCATTGGAAATAAATCCCAATAAAGCCGATGTCAATTATAAAGTTGGAATTTTATATCTGGAAAGCGATTTTAAGTTTAAAGCATTATCGTATCTGGAAAAAGCCTCGGCATTGGGATTATCTTCTGATTACCCAATCACCAAATATCTTGGAATCGCCAATCAGTTCAATCATAATTTTGAAAAGGCGATAGAGAACTATCAGAATTACAGAGGAGCTATTACTGATAAGGAAGAAATCAAAAAAGTTGACAGACGAATTTATGAATGCAGGAATGGAATAGAGTTTATTGCGAATCCTGTTCCTGTAAAAATTGATAATTTAGGGCCAGCTATCAATACACTTTTTCCCGAATATGCTCCCGTTATTTCAGCTGATGATTCTATTCTTATATTTACTTCAAGACGTCCAGGTTCTACTGGTGGAATTACAGACCAGTCCGGAATGTATTTCGAGGATTTGTATGTAAGTAAAAAAACACATGAAGGTTGGGTTAAGCCTCAAAATTTAGGATTCCCTGTAAATACTACTTCACACGAGGCCTCTGTCGGAATCTCTCCAGACGGAAATCAATTATTTATTTATAAGGATAATGGAAACGGGGATATTTATGTGTGCAGCATATCTGAAGATAATAAATGGTCAAAGCCGGTTTCTGTAGGAAGTGAAGTTAATTCTGTAAAATATTTTGAGAACGGAGCTTGTCTTTCTTTTGATGGAAAGAAATTGTTCTTTGCAAGTAATCGCGAGGGAGGGGCAGGTGGAAATGATATTTGGGTGACACAGAAACAAGATAATGGAAGTTGGGGGAAACCCTCTAATCTGGGGCTTCCGATTAATACGGAAGCAGATGAGGAAAGTCCTTTTATGGACCTCGATGGAAAGACACTTTATTTTAGCTCGCGTTCCCACAAGGGAATGGGTGGGTTTGATATATTCAAATCAGTTTTCAATGAAGAATCACAAAAATGGTCAGTACCTGAAAATCTTGGGTATCCTATAAATTCTGCTGATAATGACCTTTACTTTATTTTGTCCGGAGATGGCAGACATGGATATTATGCCTCGGTAAAAGAAGGTGGCTATGGAGATAAAGACATTTACAGAATCTCAATGCCACCAAGGTCAGACTATCAGGACCTCCAGGCAAGATTACAAACGATCAGAGAAAAGAAATACTCATCCAATCCACCTTTTGATAAGGCAAATTCTTATATAATATCCGGAAAGGTATTGGATTCTTCTTCAACTAAATCTATATCCAATGCTTTGGTGCAAGTAAAAGATAATAAAGGGAATGTTATCAATGAAATATTCAGTAAACCAGATGGAGAGTATTATATCAAAATAAGTATTGATACACCAGGTGCTTATGTGCTTTCAGCTTACGCAAAAGGTTATGGCCCTTTTCTGAAAGATATTGAAATACATAAAGAAAAGAATACTACCCATATTCAGGTTGCTGATATAAAATTGAAAAAACTGGATTTAGGTGAGCGATTTGTCCTCAGAAATATTTATTTTGATTTTGATAAATCTGAATTAAAACCAGAATCAAAGTCAGACCTGGAAAATTTGATAATACTTTTGAATGACAATCCATCTATTAAAATAGAAATAGGAGGGTATACGGATAGTAAAGGTGAAAAGGAGTATAATCGGAATTTGTCTCAGAAAAGAGCAGAGGCTGTATTAAACTATCTCGTATCAAGAGGGATCTCTAAAAAGAGATTGATAGCAAAAGGATACGGTGAAAGTAGTTCTATCACTAAAGGGCAGGTAAATCAGGAAGAAATAAGTCGAAGAACAGAGTTTGTAATCATAGATAAGTAA